CAGACCAAGCGGCTCAGCGAGGGCACGGCGAAGGAGACGCCTCGCAAGGGCAAGAAGCCATGACGCGGGCGCTCCAGGCCGACGACGCCGCCGCCCTCGTCGAGCTCGAGGCCGCCGCGCGCCTGCGGAAGGTGTCCTCCCGGCCGACGCCCACGTCATCGGGGAACCCGTCACGGTCACGCGCGTCCGCGACCCTGGGCTCGCGCGCGTGGGCCTCCTGGCGACCTGCCAGCGCGGTGGCCTAACGTACGAGCTGAGCCTCGCGGACGTGATGTTTCCGGCGGCGAGCGCCGGCGCTGCGCTCGTCGCGCGCTATCGCACCTGGCTCGGCCGGGCGCCGCTCGTGGCGCCGGAGGGCGAGGGTGCCCGCCCGCACAAGATCGCAGGTGACGACATCGTGGTCGGCAAGCCCGTCGACCTGGTCGTGCTCGCGTGCAAGTCGAACGCGCTGCGCTGCCGCCTCCTCGGTTCCGCCCGCGAGGTCACGCTCCGCACGGCGGTGCGCGACGAGATCGCTGGGTCGATCATCACCGTGACGCCGAGGAAGCAGTGGACACACGCGCGGCATCCGTACCTCTCCGGCGACGTGTCGGCCGTGCGGATCGACGCAGCCGTGCTCGGACTCGTGCCGCTCGCGCTGCACCGCGAGGGGGCCCCGCCCGACGCCGTAGGTCGCGACGCGGCCGCAGGCGAGCGCCCGGTGTACCGGCTGGCGCAGGTCGCGCCGCCGAGCGACGACCCGGGCGCGGAGCTCCTCCTCGAGGCGCAGGACCGCATCGATGCGCGTGACTACGCCGAGGCGGACGAGCTGCTGCGCAAGGTGCTCGCGCTCGACCTGCGCCACCTTGACGCGCACGCGTTGCTCGGGGAGCGCAACCTCTCGACCTGGCCCACGCTCGCCCTCCACCACTTCGGGCTGGGCGTCGCCATCGGCTCGCTCACTGTGGGCGAGGATTTCGACGGCGTGCTGCCGTGGGGCCTCGTCGAGAACCGCTGCTTCCTCCGCTGTCTGCATGGGCTCGCGCGTGCGTGCCTGCGCTGCGACCGGCGCGAAGCCGCAGCGGCGGCCTTGCGACGGCTCCTTCGCCTCGATCCGGCGGACCCCCTCAGTGCGCGCGCGTGGCTTGCCGCCGTCGAGGCGGGTCAGACGTGGCG
This window of the Myxococcales bacterium genome carries:
- a CDS encoding cytoplasmic protein, translated to MGLLATCQRGGLTYELSLADVMFPAASAGAALVARYRTWLGRAPLVAPEGEGARPHKIAGDDIVVGKPVDLVVLACKSNALRCRLLGSAREVTLRTAVRDEIAGSIITVTPRKQWTHARHPYLSGDVSAVRIDAAVLGLVPLALHREGAPPDAVGRDAAAGERPVYRLAQVAPPSDDPGAELLLEAQDRIDARDYAEADELLRKVLALDLRHLDAHALLGERNLSTWPTLALHHFGLGVAIGSLTVGEDFDGVLPWGLVENRCFLRCLHGLARACLRCDRREAAAAALRRLLRLDPADPLSARAWLAAVEAGQTWRELETAR